The sequence AATGCGGGGATGATCTTGCCTATGGCGAGAGCCGCACCGGTAGAGGTGGGAATGATATTCAGTCCTGCCGATCGTCCTCTTCTCAGATCAGAATGGGGGGTATCCAGAAGAACCTGATCATTCGTATAAGAATGAATCGTCGTCATAAGACCTTTTTCAATGCCAAAGGAATCATTCAGGACCTTGACTATCGGGGCCAGGCAGTTGGTCGTACAGGAAGCATTGGAATAGGCATTGATTTCTGAGACAATTTTTTCTTCATTGACTCCGAGGACAACCGTTTCAATCTCATCTTTCGCCGGAACTGTCAGTATCACCTTTCTGGCACCTGCTGTTATATGGTCAAGATAGCCTCCGCCTTCTGCATCGGCTGAACGGAATATCCCGGTGGATTCAATGACGACATCCACATCCAACTCATCCCAGGGGAGGTCTGCAGGATTTTTTATGGAAAATATGGGAATTTGCAGGCCATCGACAATGATTTTATCCTCACCGACAGTCACTTCTCTGCTGTAGACTCCGAAGGTGGAATCATATTTCAGCAGATGAGCCATTGTTTTAGCATCTGTCAAATCGTTGATACCAACGATGTCCACACCTTCCCTTTCCATAGCTATTTTGAAGACATTTCTGCCGATTCTACCGAAACCATTAATTGCGATTTTCAAGGGAATCCTCCCGAAATCTTTAAATTTTTATTGATTTTACTATAGACAAATCCTAAGGTCAGGTCAAGAACTAGTAGAGTTTGAGAAGTTGTGATTTGAGTTCTTCATTCACGGGAGGACCATATGAATCAGGCAGAGCCATATCCTCTGTCAGCATAAAGATTTCATCCCCTGCATTGACAAGATCAAAAGGAGAATTCCGCTGGAGTGTTCCTAAAGAGTAATTCTCCTGTAATTTCGTCAGAACAACAGTACCCAGAAGATCATCTATTGAGAATTCCAGATAGGGTGGCTTGTCTGTCCACCGTTCAGAATCTTTCCTTAACAGAATAAATTCGCTGTCTTTTTCAAGAGCATCCGACAATCCAAGATTCAACAGAACCTGCTTTTCATCGATCCCCATAACCGAACCCTTCAAGGGAAGTGTCAGAAGAATATTTTCGGCACTTTTAAATAGAATGTCGTTCACCCGTCTGTTTCCGGATCGGAGAATATGAAAACGGTGAAGGAGTGCCCCGGTTCTGGAAAGATGAATTGAGCAACTCAGACCAATTGTTCTTTCTGTTTCCGATACAGACAGGACAACATAAAAATTCGAATCCATGAGATGACTTTTTCTATAGGCATCTGCAGAATTCTCTATGGTTTCCATGCTTCGTATTTCATAGTGGGAATTCCTGTTCAACTGATTGCTGACTGAAACCATCAGAGCATCTTCCATTCCTGAATGGATCAGACTGCTCTCTTCTTTGTTGAAATACAGTGAGATTGAAACTGGATTGAAGCTACGAATCAGAGGGGTCTTCCAATTGTTAAGAATGGAAAGATCTTCACTGCTTTCAAGCAATTCAAGGACTCTCAGATAGGTTTTGTTGTCAAAGCCTTCCCTCTTGAGAGCCAGCATTTCATCCCTATACCTGTTTGGATAGCCTAAAGAGTTCTGAATGGCGGCATAGTTCCACCATCCTTCAAGATCCAGAGGAGAGAGAAGACGACCGATTCTGTATTCATTAAAAGCTTGTAAATATTGAAAAGATTTCTCAAAGCTCTTTCCCAGGGCAAAATGGTATTTCCCGGCTTTTATGCGCTCCTCATGGCCTATGGGATATTCCTTTAACAGAAGATGTTCCATAGCGATACGGGATAATTCATCACCCGGGTCGATGATCTCGACAGTTCTAAAGCTTAAAAGAGCTTCATCAAATTCCCCCATCCCCATAAAACTTCGGCCCAGAAGGTACCAGACTAAGGGGTCTGCCTGCTGGAAACTAACGGCTTTCTTAAAATTGAATACGGCATCTTCATACCTGTCCATTCGGTTATATATAGTACCCAGAAGGATAGGGATAGATCTGTTTTCAGGATTCAGTGCCTGCCATTTTAATGCCAGAGCCTCAGCCTTTCCCCAATTTCCATTTCGACTGTAGTGACGAATGGCAAAATCCATTACCGAAGGATCCTGAGGATAGTATTCCAGGGCTTTATTCAGATAGAAAAGGGATCTATCTGTCTCGGCTGTTTCTTCATACAGAAGAGAGAGGGACAGCAAGGCTCTCCGGCTGTCTGGATTGACAGCCAGGCTCCGTTCAAACAAATCTGTACCTTCAGAGTAATTCCCCTGAAAAACAGCAATCTCTGCCTTGCCGTAAGCCGCTTCAGTATTATTAGGCTCAATGGCGAGGGCTTTCTGAAAATGAAGCTCCGCATCTTCCATCCTGTTAAGCCCCAGGTAGATTCGGCCTGTCAGAGTAAGAAGGTCGACCCGCTTGTCCGCTCCTTTGAGTGCCATTTGGGCATGAGTCAATGCCTCTGAATATTCTTGAAGAAGAAAATAGGCTTCTGCCATGCCTTTGCGGGCATCCACATAGAATGGATTGACCGACAGAGCCTGCTTGAACAGATCCAGGGAGGAGTAATAGTCTCCCCTTCTCAGGGCATTCTGCCCGTCCTGGTACAAGTCCAGGGTTTGAGCCTGCAGGAAGACTGATGAGAATAGAAATAGTATGATGATCAGTTTATTCAGTTTCTGCATCGGCCCTGAATATTATCTTTACAGTTTTAATCTTGTGTCCATCCATCGTCTGTATAATAAAATCCAGGTTTTCAAACTGGACCTTTTCAAAACGTACGGGAATCTTTCCAAAGAGATCAAAGACAAAGCCACCGAATGTATCAAATTTTTCTTCAGGGAGTTCTAGAGAGAGTTTATCATTCAAATCCTCAATATTCATCCTGGCATCACAGAGGAAGGTTCCTTCGTCGATTTCAAGAAGATCATCATCTTCATTATCGAACTCATCCTGAATATCGCCGACAATTTCTTCAATGATATCTTCCATACAGACGATTCCTGAAACACCGCCGTACTCATCCACAACTATGGCGATATGAACACGCCGGACCTTAAATTCTTTGAGAAGGGAATCCAGTTTCATACTTTCAGGGACAAAATAAGCCTTTCTCATGATCTCTTTTATTAAATAATCATTTTTCTTGACCATAAAACTAAGGAGATCTTTGACATACAAGACACCAATAACATTGTCGATGGTGTCCTCATATACGGGAAAACGGGAATGCCCGGATTGAATCATTGTTTCATAAAGCTCTTCTTCCAGCATATCCACTGGAATAAATACAACATCAATACGTGGAATGATGACTTCCTTAACCTTGGTATCTGAAAGCTCAACAACCCCTTTGATCATTCCTTTTTCATCAACATTCAAATCTGTCAGAGCTCCGCGATTAACGATAGAAGTTCGGTCATCCTTTTTTCTAAAAAGAGTATTCAAAATATTCACTCTAAAAAACCTCGATGGAGCCAGTCTTTTTCAGGAGTTCTTCCTGATGCTGGAGCATCTTTTCGTCTGAGTCTCGTGTTTTATGGGTCATCCCTTTCAGGTGCAGTATTCCGTGTATGGTCACTCGTTTAAGCTCTTCCTCTAATGGTACGCTATACAGTTCTGAATGGTGTCCTAATGTATCCATCGAAATAATGATATCCCCGGCACTCATCTGCTCTCCGGGTATACTCATGATTCCTTCTCCTTCAGTCTGACTAAAGGAAAGAACATCCGTCGGTTCATCTTTATCTCTGTAGTGGACGTTTAATTCTTTTATATAGGGATCATGGCAGAGAGTCAATGAAATTTCCCAGTCTGTCAGTTTCTCGGCCTCTAGAACAGCCTGAACAAAGCTTTGATACCGTTCCAACCATGGGGGCTCTTCATCAAGACGGGAGATAATATCAATTTCTATCATTCTGGTTCCTTTCTGCTCTATCCGGGTATTCTATTCTATTATGGTAATGACCAGTGAGTACATGAACAAATGAAGATTTTACCATTTCCAGTTCCTGTAGTGTCATACCGCATTCATTTAGTTCTCCATCCTTAAACCGGACCATTATAAGATCCCAGAGAAACTTTTCAAGTTTATTCACTGTGGGCTTTACCATACTCCTCGTGGCGGCTTCCGCCATATCGGCCAGCATCACAACAGCGGCTTCCTTGCT comes from Oceanispirochaeta sp. and encodes:
- the gap gene encoding type I glyceraldehyde-3-phosphate dehydrogenase — translated: MKIAINGFGRIGRNVFKIAMEREGVDIVGINDLTDAKTMAHLLKYDSTFGVYSREVTVGEDKIIVDGLQIPIFSIKNPADLPWDELDVDVVIESTGIFRSADAEGGGYLDHITAGARKVILTVPAKDEIETVVLGVNEEKIVSEINAYSNASCTTNCLAPIVKVLNDSFGIEKGLMTTIHSYTNDQVLLDTPHSDLRRGRSAGLNIIPTSTGAALAIGKIIPALQGKLNGGAMRVPTPTGSLVDLTVQLIDDCTIEELNSAFKAAAAGSMEGILEYMEDPIVSMDVKGNPHSSIYDAGCTMKMGEGFFKIISWYDNEMGYSTRVIDLAQKLV
- a CDS encoding tetratricopeptide repeat protein; protein product: MQKLNKLIIILFLFSSVFLQAQTLDLYQDGQNALRRGDYYSSLDLFKQALSVNPFYVDARKGMAEAYFLLQEYSEALTHAQMALKGADKRVDLLTLTGRIYLGLNRMEDAELHFQKALAIEPNNTEAAYGKAEIAVFQGNYSEGTDLFERSLAVNPDSRRALLSLSLLYEETAETDRSLFYLNKALEYYPQDPSVMDFAIRHYSRNGNWGKAEALALKWQALNPENRSIPILLGTIYNRMDRYEDAVFNFKKAVSFQQADPLVWYLLGRSFMGMGEFDEALLSFRTVEIIDPGDELSRIAMEHLLLKEYPIGHEERIKAGKYHFALGKSFEKSFQYLQAFNEYRIGRLLSPLDLEGWWNYAAIQNSLGYPNRYRDEMLALKREGFDNKTYLRVLELLESSEDLSILNNWKTPLIRSFNPVSISLYFNKEESSLIHSGMEDALMVSVSNQLNRNSHYEIRSMETIENSADAYRKSHLMDSNFYVVLSVSETERTIGLSCSIHLSRTGALLHRFHILRSGNRRVNDILFKSAENILLTLPLKGSVMGIDEKQVLLNLGLSDALEKDSEFILLRKDSERWTDKPPYLEFSIDDLLGTVVLTKLQENYSLGTLQRNSPFDLVNAGDEIFMLTEDMALPDSYGPPVNEELKSQLLKLY
- the ybeY gene encoding rRNA maturation RNase YbeY, encoding MIEIDIISRLDEEPPWLERYQSFVQAVLEAEKLTDWEISLTLCHDPYIKELNVHYRDKDEPTDVLSFSQTEGEGIMSIPGEQMSAGDIIISMDTLGHHSELYSVPLEEELKRVTIHGILHLKGMTHKTRDSDEKMLQHQEELLKKTGSIEVF
- a CDS encoding hemolysin family protein encodes the protein MVNRGALTDLNVDEKGMIKGVVELSDTKVKEVIIPRIDVVFIPVDMLEEELYETMIQSGHSRFPVYEDTIDNVIGVLYVKDLLSFMVKKNDYLIKEIMRKAYFVPESMKLDSLLKEFKVRRVHIAIVVDEYGGVSGIVCMEDIIEEIVGDIQDEFDNEDDDLLEIDEGTFLCDARMNIEDLNDKLSLELPEEKFDTFGGFVFDLFGKIPVRFEKVQFENLDFIIQTMDGHKIKTVKIIFRADAETE